One genomic window of bacterium includes the following:
- a CDS encoding ABC transporter substrate-binding protein: protein MNERSALRMTRRQALRTGAAASLAVLGGGALSAADVRPAAAAPAGGRTLSVAMLLNIHTLDPGHTLENATNNVDHVTYDALVTFEGEDLKTIRPSLATKWTMSPDGLTYTFTLRPNVKFAGGNPMTAADFKWSFERLMNIKGNGAWLLDGVAGVEALNPTTFVIKLSRPKPAQLAILTTPSLSPVDTKVVTAQGGDAGSDAKEKDKAEAYLNSHSAGTGAFVLESYVPNQEIVMVKNPTYWRGPSSLDRVVVRNIIEPSAQALMVQKGDIDIAVNIQADQARQLRHVEGVVVKSSPELNVVNVIINTNPQVSGPFANPKVREAIRYAIDYQGVMALTAPGSRRSAGIIPPSFPGARPTSEAVKTDKRRARAILQQAGLTNLEGMFFYSSTYAGFGLDLAILAQKIQQDLAAVGIKLKIVDEPYATEVTQYRQGKLPMGIGGWLADYMDRSDYLVFLPGRTVGHRLQWEPNASPEAGEITKLGQQVENETDPAKANALYQEVDRRLSTDGPYIPLYQPAVSIAYRSNLKGVTYTTGWYIDYSTITKG from the coding sequence TTGAACGAACGCTCGGCACTTCGGATGACCCGCCGGCAGGCGTTGCGCACCGGTGCGGCCGCGTCGCTCGCCGTGCTCGGCGGCGGCGCGCTGTCCGCCGCGGACGTTCGGCCCGCGGCAGCGGCGCCGGCAGGGGGAAGAACGCTCAGCGTCGCGATGCTACTCAACATTCACACGCTCGACCCCGGCCACACGCTCGAAAACGCCACGAACAACGTCGACCATGTCACTTACGACGCGTTGGTCACTTTCGAAGGCGAGGACCTCAAGACGATCCGCCCCTCGCTCGCCACCAAATGGACCATGTCGCCGGACGGGCTCACGTACACGTTCACGCTGCGGCCCAACGTCAAATTCGCCGGCGGCAATCCGATGACCGCGGCGGATTTCAAGTGGTCGTTTGAGCGGCTCATGAACATCAAGGGGAACGGCGCGTGGCTGCTGGACGGCGTGGCGGGCGTCGAGGCGCTGAACCCCACGACGTTCGTCATCAAGCTGAGCCGGCCGAAGCCGGCGCAGCTCGCGATCCTGACCACCCCGTCGCTGAGCCCGGTCGACACCAAAGTCGTGACCGCGCAAGGCGGCGACGCCGGGTCCGACGCCAAGGAGAAAGACAAAGCCGAAGCCTACCTCAACTCGCACTCCGCCGGCACAGGCGCCTTTGTCCTCGAGTCCTATGTTCCCAACCAGGAAATCGTGATGGTGAAGAATCCTACTTACTGGCGGGGGCCGTCGTCGCTCGACCGCGTAGTCGTCCGGAACATCATCGAGCCGAGCGCGCAGGCCCTCATGGTGCAAAAGGGCGATATCGACATCGCCGTCAACATTCAGGCCGACCAAGCCCGGCAGCTGCGGCACGTCGAGGGCGTCGTCGTGAAGTCCAGCCCCGAGCTCAACGTCGTCAACGTTATCATCAACACGAACCCGCAGGTCAGCGGGCCGTTCGCCAACCCCAAGGTGCGCGAGGCGATCCGCTACGCGATCGACTACCAGGGCGTAATGGCGCTCACGGCACCTGGGTCGCGGCGGTCGGCCGGCATCATCCCGCCGAGCTTCCCCGGCGCGCGGCCGACGAGCGAGGCGGTCAAGACCGACAAGCGGCGCGCCCGGGCCATTCTGCAGCAGGCCGGCCTCACGAACCTCGAGGGCATGTTCTTCTACTCCAGCACGTACGCGGGCTTCGGGCTCGACCTCGCGATCCTGGCGCAGAAGATCCAACAGGACCTCGCCGCAGTCGGCATCAAGCTCAAGATCGTCGACGAGCCCTACGCCACCGAAGTCACTCAGTACCGGCAGGGCAAGCTGCCGATGGGCATCGGCGGCTGGCTCGCGGACTACATGGACCGCAGCGACTATCTCGTTTTCCTGCCCGGGCGGACCGTGGGTCACCGGCTGCAGTGGGAACCCAACGCCAGCCCCGAGGCGGGTGAGATCACCAAACTCGGCCAGCAGGTCGAGAACGAAACGGACCCGGCCAAGGCCAACGCGTTGTATCAGGAGGTCGACCGGCGGCTCTCGACGGACGGCCCGTACATTCCGCTCTATCAACCCGCGGTGTCCATCGCGTACCGGTCCAACCTCAAGGGCGTGACGTACACCACCGGTTGGTACATCGACTACTCGACGATCACCAAGGGATAG
- a CDS encoding MmgE/PrpD family protein — MAQFDTERHLAALAAWAAKLRLDTIPAGVRRRAALVVLDLIGCNVGGSRDDGMPAFAHALGRRRGRATLAGTPVRADPAAAALFNAAAIVALELDETNLFAKGHPGAHVWPAVLAAAEDGDRSGPDLLVAFVAGYETGARVARAAQLSPAVHPHGTAVAVGAAAGLARLWEFPAPAFASTVQQAAALLIPADWNAARLGGTVRNLFSGVAAQNAFTAAESVRCGLTHDPAALDTVLGRILGTGFDAAALSADLGDVWAFEGDLYFKHHACCLSVHSALDALLELWRRERFEPERVRGVAVETYRSAAALGNREPATPLAAKFSIPHALAAAMVLGETGPAAFNAASLRDERIRTLSRRIDVSEDPALTARLPASRPARVVVTLDDRQLAGECARSEGLPLNDDGAAIEEKFMRLAAPVIGMNAAAAAREAVRRLDALPNLAALTALLRT, encoded by the coding sequence ATGGCGCAGTTTGACACCGAACGCCATCTCGCGGCACTTGCGGCGTGGGCGGCGAAGCTCCGACTCGACACCATCCCGGCTGGGGTGAGACGGCGGGCCGCGCTTGTCGTCCTGGATTTGATCGGCTGCAACGTCGGAGGCAGCCGCGACGACGGCATGCCGGCCTTTGCCCACGCCCTCGGCCGACGTCGGGGGCGCGCGACCCTCGCCGGCACGCCGGTGCGGGCCGACCCTGCCGCGGCGGCGCTGTTCAACGCTGCCGCCATCGTCGCCCTGGAGCTCGACGAAACGAACCTCTTCGCGAAGGGACATCCGGGCGCACACGTGTGGCCGGCCGTGCTCGCGGCGGCCGAAGACGGCGACCGTTCGGGCCCCGATCTGCTCGTGGCGTTCGTGGCCGGGTACGAGACCGGCGCGCGCGTGGCGCGGGCGGCGCAACTCTCTCCCGCGGTGCACCCGCACGGCACGGCGGTCGCCGTCGGGGCGGCGGCCGGTCTTGCACGGCTGTGGGAGTTTCCGGCGCCGGCCTTTGCCTCGACGGTACAGCAGGCGGCGGCGCTCCTCATCCCGGCGGACTGGAACGCCGCGCGGCTGGGTGGTACCGTGCGCAATCTCTTCTCGGGGGTGGCGGCCCAGAACGCGTTCACCGCGGCCGAGAGCGTGCGGTGCGGCCTCACGCACGACCCGGCGGCGCTCGACACGGTCCTCGGAAGAATTCTGGGAACGGGGTTCGACGCCGCGGCGCTCTCGGCGGACCTCGGGGACGTCTGGGCCTTCGAGGGCGACCTCTACTTCAAGCACCACGCGTGCTGTCTCAGCGTCCACAGCGCACTCGACGCGTTGCTCGAGCTGTGGCGCCGAGAACGGTTCGAGCCCGAGCGCGTCCGGGGTGTGGCGGTCGAGACCTACCGGTCGGCCGCCGCGCTCGGCAACCGCGAGCCGGCAACGCCGCTCGCAGCCAAGTTCTCCATTCCGCACGCGCTGGCCGCGGCCATGGTGCTCGGCGAGACCGGGCCGGCCGCCTTCAACGCCGCAAGTCTTCGCGACGAGCGGATCCGCACGTTGTCGAGGCGCATCGACGTCTCGGAGGATCCCGCCCTCACCGCGCGCCTGCCCGCGTCGCGGCCCGCGCGCGTCGTCGTCACGCTTGACGACCGGCAACTCGCCGGCGAATGCGCGCGATCGGAGGGCCTGCCACTCAACGACGACGGAGCAGCGATCGAAGAGAAGTTCATGAGGCTGGCTGCGCCGGTGATCGGCATGAACGCCGCGGCGGCCGCGCGAGAGGCCGTTCGGCGCCTGGATGCCCTACCGAACCTTGCCGCGCTGACCGCGCTCCTACGGACCTGA